The following are from one region of the Aquirufa lenticrescens genome:
- a CDS encoding 6-pyruvoyl trahydropterin synthase family protein, which yields MVHVIRKEHFNAAHRLFNPAWTEEKNHEVFGPCANNNWHGHNFELIVTVKGMPDPDTGFVYDLKQLGDLIKAEIIDKVDHKNLNLDVDFMFGKLASCEILVMEFWKILAPKIAATSSSAKLHKIHLIETNKNSVEYFGE from the coding sequence CGCTTATTCAATCCAGCTTGGACAGAAGAAAAAAATCACGAAGTATTTGGACCTTGTGCCAATAATAATTGGCATGGACATAACTTTGAACTAATCGTCACAGTGAAAGGAATGCCCGATCCCGATACCGGATTTGTTTATGATCTAAAGCAATTAGGCGATCTCATTAAAGCGGAAATTATCGATAAAGTAGATCATAAAAACCTTAATTTAGATGTAGATTTTATGTTTGGAAAACTGGCTAGTTGTGAAATACTAGTGATGGAATTTTGGAAAATCTTAGCTCCTAAAATAGCAGCTACCTCTTCTTCCGCTAAATTACATAAAATACACTTAATCGAAACGAATAAAAATTCGGTCGAATACTTCGGAGAATAA
- the lpxB gene encoding lipid-A-disaccharide synthase translates to MKYFILAGEKSGDLHGSNLIQEIKKLDNDALIQAWGGDSMESQGAEILIHHNQLAIMGILGVIQNIQRLKGLFKTFGEQIEAFQPDAVIFIDYGGFNLKAAKIAKKKGFQTHFYIAPKVWAWNKGRVGELKKWIDHLYVIFPFELKLFREAGIATEYVGNPLQDAIQAFAPNEQFSLKGQKYIALLAGSRKQEIKTALPLFEQLAKANPDLSFVIAGISDWKELYQTKIPVLFDQTYDIVQQAEMAIVTSGTATLETALLNTPQIVVYKTDWVFYSLAKIVIQIKYISLVNIILDKVAVPELIQAKFSVEHMTAWMRDLLTKGKTYQQQKEDYKILQELVGNAGASKKTAELLYSAASAK, encoded by the coding sequence ATGAAATACTTTATCCTAGCAGGAGAAAAATCAGGGGATCTTCATGGATCAAATCTTATTCAGGAAATCAAAAAACTGGATAATGATGCTCTAATTCAAGCCTGGGGTGGAGATTCAATGGAAAGCCAAGGAGCTGAAATACTGATACACCATAATCAACTAGCGATTATGGGCATTTTAGGGGTTATACAAAATATTCAACGTCTAAAAGGGCTATTCAAAACCTTTGGCGAACAAATAGAAGCCTTTCAACCGGATGCTGTCATCTTTATTGATTACGGTGGATTCAATTTAAAGGCAGCTAAAATTGCGAAGAAGAAAGGTTTTCAAACCCATTTTTATATTGCCCCTAAAGTCTGGGCTTGGAATAAAGGTCGAGTGGGAGAACTTAAGAAATGGATTGATCATCTTTATGTGATTTTTCCATTTGAATTAAAGTTGTTTAGAGAAGCAGGAATAGCTACTGAATATGTTGGAAATCCGCTACAAGATGCCATTCAAGCCTTTGCCCCCAATGAACAATTCAGCTTAAAGGGTCAAAAATATATTGCCTTGCTAGCCGGAAGCCGAAAGCAAGAAATCAAAACAGCCTTACCCCTATTTGAACAATTAGCTAAAGCTAATCCTGATTTATCATTTGTGATTGCTGGCATATCGGATTGGAAAGAATTATACCAGACTAAGATTCCGGTTTTATTTGATCAGACCTATGATATTGTTCAACAAGCAGAAATGGCTATTGTTACCTCTGGAACGGCAACCTTAGAAACAGCCTTATTAAATACACCCCAAATTGTGGTTTATAAAACGGATTGGGTCTTTTATTCTTTGGCAAAAATCGTCATCCAGATAAAATACATCTCCCTGGTCAACATAATTCTTGATAAAGTAGCTGTACCTGAATTAATCCAAGCTAAATTTTCTGTAGAACATATGACGGCCTGGATGCGTGACCTATTAACAAAGGGAAAAACCTATCAACAACAAAAGGAAGATTATAAAATCTTGCAAGAGCTAGTAGGAAATGCGGGTGCATCGAAAAAAACAGCCGAATTACTCTATTCAGCAGCTTCCGCTAAATAA